In Ovis aries strain OAR_USU_Benz2616 breed Rambouillet chromosome 14, ARS-UI_Ramb_v3.0, whole genome shotgun sequence, a single genomic region encodes these proteins:
- the LOC101123657 gene encoding protein FAM187B-like: MLTTLWLLLCFALPVQESPFPISCPNRKQCQLALLSDNDIILHCNAPGAQWQFFTPLKTTWASNFTTNLNMVTMLNGSLLIKNPLPSHTGIYNCNDKDGKKVMRYEIDFQDVITLHITHKDLDQKPLQNESLSLSSKQFVFTQWEPWQDCNQCGKPGERKRLGYCYIQESLENVMPCWLYLGDEKVWSNRLRPEMQVETCHIPCTHIYAKYVVFDNFQLRNNPRSCELQEGSFIDEEATAQRNAWGNPWPVFWEANNLSLTWKDQLSGKSISTIMDSSNGGSWLQVFQSAIYRCFVQRELMAQFNSKVNVDPLKFLSSENSKQQPEAEETQKENGNSVFKGLNVMMLVGMVLTVLGCLLKQFHFSRRRERNKMFLVK; this comes from the exons ATGCTGACGACCCTGTGGCTGTTGCTCTGCTTTGCTCTCCCGGTGCAGGAGTCGCCCTTTCCTATCAGCTGTCCAAACCGCAAACAGTGTCAACTGGCCCTGCTCTCAGACAATGATATCATCCTGCACTGCAATGCCCCTGGGGCACAGTGGCAATTCTTCACACCACTCAAGACCACCTGGGCCAGCAATTTCACTACTAATCTCAACATGGTAACAATGCTCAATGGCAGCCTTCTCATTAAAAATCCACTACCCTCCCACACAGGCATTTATAACTGCAACGATAAGGATGGCAAGAAAGTGATGCGGTATGAAATTGACTTCCAGGATGTCATCACCCTACATATTACACACAAAGATCTGGATCAAAAGCCCCTGCAGAATGAGAGCCTGAGTCTGAGCAGCAAGCAGTTCGTCTTCACCCAGTGGGAGCCCTGGCAGGACTGTAACCAGTGTGGGAAACCAGGTGAACGCAAACGCCTGGGGTACTGCTACATCCAAGAGTCCCTGGAAAACGTGATGCCCTGTTGGCTCTATCTGGGAGATGAGAAGGTGTGGTCCAACCGCTTGAGGCCTGAGATGCAGGTGGAAACCTGCCACATCCcgtgtacacacatatatgcgaAATATGTCGTTTTTGACAACTTCCAGCTTAGAAACAAC CCAAGGAGCTGTGAACTCCAAGAAGGCTCATTCATAGATGAGGAAGCTACAGCTCAGAGGAATGCCTGGGGGAATCCATG GCCCGTATTCTGGGAAGCCAACAACCTCTCCCTGACATGGAAGGACCAGCTCTCCGGCAAGAGCATCAGCACCATCATGGACTCCTCCAATGGCGGCAGCTGGCTGCAGGTCTTCCAGTCGGCCATTTACAGGTGCTTCGTACAGCGAGAGCTCATGGCTCAATTCAACTCCAAGGTCAATGTGGATCCACTGAAGTTTCTGAGCTCAGAAAACTCCAAACAACAACCAGAGGCAGAGGAGACCCAGAAAGAAAACGGCAACTCTGTCTTTAAGGGGCTGAACGTGATGATGCTCGTGGGCATGGTCTTGACTGTGCTGGGGTGCCTGCTCAAACAATTCCACTTTTCCCGGAGGCGGGAGAGAAATAAGATGTTTCTGGTGAAATAA